One window of Nostoc sp. C052 genomic DNA carries:
- the ctaD gene encoding cytochrome c oxidase subunit I, giving the protein MTQAQLQETANIPALLEEPGVRKWQDFFGFQTDHKVIGIQYLVTSFIFYCIGGVMADLVRTELRTPEVDFVTPEVYNSLFTLHATIMIFLWIVPAGAGFANYLIPLMIGAKDMAFPRLNAVAFWMIPPAGVLLIASLVVGDAPDAGWTSYPPLSLVTGQVGEGIWIMSVLLLGTSSILGSINFLVTLLKMRIPSMDIHKMPLFCWAMFATSALVLVSTPVLAAGLILLSFDLIAGTTFFNPTGGGDPVVYQHMFWFYSHPAVYIMILPFFGAISEIIPIHSRKPIFGYKAIAYSSLAISFLGLIVWAHHMFTSGIPGWLRMFFMITTMIIAVPTGIKIFSWLATLWGGKIQLNSAMLFAIGFVGTFVIGGISGVMLAAVPFDIHVHDTYFVVAHLHYVLFGGSVLGIFAAIYHWFPKMTGRMVNEFWGKVHFALTIVGLNMTFLPMHKLGLMGMNRRIAQYDPKFTTLNEICTYGSYILAISTFPFIINAIWSWLYGEKAGNNPWRALTLEWMTTSPPAIENFDQTPVLATGPYDYGLENASEGVPLSDPNPLLSGGPNSVLRAEPDPAVAANPEDRK; this is encoded by the coding sequence ATGACACAAGCTCAGTTGCAAGAAACTGCCAATATCCCCGCCCTTCTTGAAGAACCAGGGGTCAGAAAATGGCAAGACTTCTTTGGCTTTCAAACCGACCATAAGGTGATTGGGATTCAATACCTAGTCACTTCGTTTATTTTCTACTGCATTGGCGGCGTCATGGCTGACTTGGTTCGTACTGAACTACGAACCCCAGAGGTAGATTTTGTCACCCCGGAAGTCTACAATAGTCTGTTCACGCTGCACGCCACGATCATGATTTTCCTCTGGATCGTGCCAGCCGGGGCAGGGTTTGCTAACTATCTAATTCCCCTGATGATTGGGGCAAAAGATATGGCATTTCCTCGGCTGAATGCTGTTGCCTTTTGGATGATTCCCCCTGCGGGTGTGTTGTTAATCGCTAGTTTAGTGGTTGGCGATGCACCAGACGCCGGTTGGACTTCCTACCCTCCCCTGAGTTTGGTGACAGGACAAGTGGGTGAAGGCATTTGGATTATGAGTGTTCTGCTGCTGGGTACGTCCTCAATTTTGGGGTCGATAAATTTCCTGGTGACATTGCTGAAAATGCGTATCCCCAGCATGGACATTCACAAAATGCCTTTGTTCTGCTGGGCTATGTTCGCCACTTCGGCGCTAGTTTTGGTATCAACCCCAGTCTTAGCAGCAGGTCTGATTCTCCTTTCCTTTGATTTAATTGCCGGGACAACATTTTTTAACCCAACTGGCGGGGGCGACCCAGTAGTATACCAACACATGTTCTGGTTTTACTCCCACCCAGCGGTTTACATCATGATTTTGCCCTTCTTTGGCGCAATTTCAGAAATTATCCCCATCCATTCCCGCAAGCCGATTTTTGGCTATAAAGCGATCGCTTATTCGTCTCTTGCCATTAGCTTTTTGGGGCTAATTGTTTGGGCGCACCACATGTTTACCAGCGGTATCCCCGGTTGGTTGCGGATGTTTTTTATGATCACTACCATGATCATTGCCGTACCCACAGGAATTAAAATTTTCAGTTGGTTAGCAACTCTATGGGGTGGAAAAATCCAGCTGAACAGTGCCATGTTGTTTGCCATCGGCTTTGTCGGCACCTTTGTAATCGGCGGGATCAGTGGCGTGATGTTGGCAGCAGTGCCCTTTGATATTCACGTTCACGATACTTATTTTGTCGTGGCTCACTTGCACTACGTCCTATTTGGTGGTAGCGTACTAGGAATTTTTGCCGCCATTTACCATTGGTTCCCAAAAATGACGGGACGGATGGTAAACGAATTTTGGGGTAAGGTTCACTTTGCTTTGACTATTGTTGGTCTAAACATGACCTTTTTACCCATGCACAAACTGGGTTTAATGGGCATGAATCGCCGTATTGCCCAATATGACCCCAAATTCACCACATTGAACGAAATTTGCACCTATGGTTCTTACATACTGGCAATTTCGACATTCCCCTTCATCATCAATGCGATTTGGAGTTGGTTGTACGGCGAGAAAGCTGGTAATAATCCTTGGAGGGCGCTTACCTTAGAGTGGATGACAACCTCACCACCTGCGATCGAAAATTTTGATCAAACTCCAGTACTGGCTACAGGCCCCTACGACTACGGTTTGGAAAATGCTAGTGAAGGTGTACCTTTATCTGATCCCAATCCATTATTATCTGGTGGACCCAACTCAGTATTAAGAGCAGAACCCGACCCAGCGGTTGCCGCTAATCCCGAAGACCGAAAATAG
- a CDS encoding heme-copper oxidase subunit III: protein MQSQTIDPAKTELNHHHAAEASVGHHEEHPDHRLFGLFVFLIAEGMIFMGLFGAYLAFRATLPVWPPAGTPELELLLPGVNTINLISSSFVMHNADTAIKKNDTRGARIWLAITAVMGATFLVGQVYEYTHLEFGLTTNLFASAFYVLTGFHGLHVTIGVLAIVAVLWRSRVPGHYSNEKHFGIEAAEIYWHFVDVIWIILFGLLYLL from the coding sequence ATGCAAAGTCAAACTATTGACCCAGCTAAAACGGAACTGAATCATCACCACGCGGCGGAAGCGTCTGTCGGTCATCACGAAGAACATCCAGACCATCGCCTGTTTGGGCTGTTTGTCTTTCTGATTGCTGAAGGGATGATTTTTATGGGACTGTTCGGAGCCTATTTGGCTTTCCGTGCCACCTTACCTGTATGGCCGCCAGCAGGTACCCCAGAATTAGAACTATTGCTACCTGGAGTTAACACCATCAATCTAATTTCTAGTAGTTTTGTCATGCACAATGCCGACACTGCAATTAAAAAGAATGATACGCGAGGTGCGCGAATCTGGTTAGCAATTACCGCTGTAATGGGTGCTACTTTCTTGGTGGGTCAAGTATACGAATATACCCATTTAGAATTTGGTTTAACTACCAATTTATTTGCTAGTGCATTTTACGTTTTGACTGGTTTCCACGGATTGCACGTTACCATCGGCGTTTTAGCGATTGTTGCTGTGTTGTGGCGATCGCGCGTTCCGGGTCACTACAGTAACGAAAAGCACTTTGGCATTGAAGCAGCCGAAATCTACTGGCACTTCGTTGACGTAATTTGGATTATTTTGTTCGGATTACTGTATCTACTGTGA
- a CDS encoding serine/threonine-protein kinase, which produces MSQNPLVRKTLRSRFETVKLMGSGGSGSTYLLGGAIRNRYRYSIAKKTLRNRFEIVKHLGSGGSGDTYLAIDLDLPGQPHCVVKHFHPKDSNPAVLPIAKKLFGREAEVLYQLGNNHDQIPRLFAHFDEDGDFYLVQEFIDGHALTQEIVPGQRLSENAVLNLLKDILEVLAFVHEHNIIHRDIKPQNLMRRHSDRKIVLIDFGSIKKIGALGTGLTISVGTPGYMPSEQAKGKPKLCSDIYAVGMIAIQALTGLIPEQLPEDPNTGEVIWRDKAQVSEALANILDTMICDRYNQRYQSATEALQALNSALLSSPSLQSAAINQNADDSYLLTYRNFILLLGIGLGAATSLIVLVLIYTFIHTGTSLPNQPTQLKKFLEKFVEFPLNNTNILVDKSVANRGVCQKNCTAAKTTKEQI; this is translated from the coding sequence ATGAGCCAGAACCCTTTAGTCAGAAAAACACTCCGAAGTCGCTTTGAGACTGTCAAACTGATGGGAAGCGGAGGATCTGGTAGTACTTACTTGTTAGGAGGTGCTATACGTAATCGATATAGATACTCTATCGCCAAAAAAACACTTCGGAATCGCTTTGAGATTGTCAAACACTTAGGAAGTGGAGGATCTGGTGATACCTACTTAGCTATTGACTTGGATTTACCAGGACAACCCCATTGTGTCGTCAAACATTTCCACCCAAAAGATTCCAATCCTGCTGTTCTACCCATTGCTAAAAAGCTATTTGGCCGGGAAGCAGAAGTTTTATACCAATTAGGCAACAACCACGATCAAATTCCGAGACTGTTTGCCCATTTTGATGAAGATGGAGATTTTTATTTAGTCCAGGAATTTATTGATGGTCATGCCTTGACTCAAGAAATTGTGCCAGGTCAGCGTCTTAGCGAGAATGCAGTCTTAAATTTATTAAAAGATATCCTGGAAGTGCTGGCCTTCGTCCACGAACATAATATTATTCACCGAGATATTAAGCCTCAAAATTTAATGCGGCGGCACTCTGATCGGAAGATAGTGCTAATTGATTTTGGGAGTATTAAGAAAATTGGTGCTTTGGGAACAGGCTTAACAATTTCTGTTGGAACTCCTGGCTATATGCCAAGCGAACAGGCTAAGGGAAAGCCAAAACTTTGCAGCGATATCTATGCAGTAGGGATGATTGCCATTCAAGCTTTGACAGGTTTGATACCTGAGCAATTACCAGAAGATCCCAATACTGGAGAAGTGATCTGGCGCGATAAAGCACAGGTAAGTGAGGCTCTAGCAAATATTTTAGATACAATGATCTGCGATCGCTACAACCAGCGTTATCAGTCTGCAACAGAAGCTTTGCAAGCGCTTAATTCTGCTCTCCTGTCATCACCATCCTTACAATCTGCTGCCATCAACCAAAATGCTGATGATAGCTATTTGCTAACTTATAGAAACTTTATTTTGCTGCTAGGTATAGGTCTTGGTGCTGCCACTAGTTTGATAGTATTAGTTTTAATCTATACATTTATTCATACGGGGACATCGCTTCCGAACCAACCTACTCAACTAAAGAAATTTCTAGAAAAATTTGTTGAGTTCCCGTTAAATAATACGAATATCCTAGTAGACAAATCAGTAGCTAACAGAGGAGTTTGTCAAAAAAATTGCACCGCTGCAAAGACTACAAAAGAGCAAATTTAG
- a CDS encoding PstS family phosphate ABC transporter substrate-binding protein — MDNTNQKKALINAEIGLFLRGLIIGKVLTLMVIGGLLWWLLKPSLSSRSTADSSSNQSFKTVSTNTTTFGTVDNVPTASFNYGGSTAWASIRQLVDSQIQSDRPELQLRYVNPINGSPGSSSGIRMLLDGKLDFAQSSRPLTDEEQAIAKERSFTLEQRQIGMDGVAVVVNPSLKVSGLTVEQLQQIYLGKITNWNQVGGPNLAITAFSQRPEDADTVIFPSNSNLKGQSLGSNVQYVYSTTEAVRQLSKNPGGVYYASARSVVFQCSVKALPLGSTSGQLIPPYREPMVSPEQCPRQRNQLNTQAIKNGSYPIIANLFVIIKQNKGREQQIGDAYANLLLTDQGQRAIEQAGFVGVR, encoded by the coding sequence ATGGACAATACAAATCAAAAAAAAGCTTTAATTAATGCCGAAATCGGATTATTTCTCAGAGGTTTGATTATTGGTAAAGTGTTGACACTTATGGTTATTGGCGGATTGCTTTGGTGGTTACTGAAGCCGAGTTTATCGTCCCGCAGTACCGCTGATTCTTCCTCCAATCAAAGTTTCAAAACCGTTTCTACTAATACAACCACTTTTGGGACAGTTGATAATGTCCCCACTGCTTCATTCAACTATGGAGGTAGTACAGCTTGGGCATCTATCCGGCAATTAGTAGATTCTCAGATCCAGAGCGATCGCCCCGAACTACAATTACGCTACGTAAACCCTATTAATGGTAGCCCTGGTTCTAGCTCAGGCATTCGGATGTTGCTTGATGGGAAACTAGACTTTGCTCAGTCTTCCCGTCCCCTCACAGATGAAGAACAAGCGATCGCAAAAGAGCGAAGCTTTACCCTTGAGCAACGTCAGATTGGTATGGATGGGGTAGCAGTGGTAGTCAATCCATCACTCAAGGTATCGGGTTTAACTGTTGAACAATTGCAGCAAATTTATTTAGGGAAAATTACCAACTGGAATCAAGTAGGTGGGCCAAACTTAGCCATCACAGCTTTTTCTCAACGACCAGAGGACGCAGATACAGTAATATTCCCTAGTAACAGCAACTTGAAGGGGCAATCGCTTGGCTCTAATGTGCAGTATGTCTACTCAACTACAGAGGCAGTGCGCCAACTCAGTAAAAACCCTGGTGGTGTATATTATGCTTCGGCTCGTTCAGTAGTCTTTCAATGTAGTGTCAAGGCTTTGCCATTGGGTAGTACTTCTGGTCAGTTAATTCCCCCCTATCGGGAGCCGATGGTGTCGCCTGAGCAGTGTCCACGTCAGCGCAACCAGCTAAATACTCAGGCGATCAAAAATGGCAGCTATCCTATAATTGCTAATTTGTTTGTGATTATTAAGCAGAATAAAGGTCGGGAACAGCAGATTGGGGATGCTTATGCCAATCTTTTATTAACTGACCAAGGGCAAAGGGCAATTGAGCAAGCTGGTTTTGTCGGGGTTCGCTAA
- a CDS encoding trans-aconitate 2-methyltransferase gives MTDERSQLRTTFNQVALLYDRVRPGYPKALFDDVVSLSGITPQGRILEIGCGTGQATITFARRGYRILCIELGENLGLVAQQKLATYPQVEVCIGAFEDWSVEKNAFNLVIAATAFHWLDPTIAYEKTVQALSPGGAIALFWNEHVHSDASNGFFEEVQELYRRLVPEIFKDDLLLRPEHKVPTKTCEIEQTGLFGEVTYRSYRWDAEYDTATYLNLLNTYSGHLSLDSIKRAHFFDAIAELINTKFNGHITKGYLTTLYVAQRL, from the coding sequence ATGACGGATGAGAGAAGTCAGTTAAGAACTACTTTTAATCAGGTAGCGCTACTGTACGATCGGGTACGCCCAGGATATCCAAAGGCGCTTTTTGACGATGTGGTGTCTCTATCAGGAATAACTCCACAAGGAAGGATATTAGAGATTGGTTGTGGTACTGGTCAAGCAACTATAACTTTTGCGCGTCGAGGTTATCGTATCCTTTGTATTGAGCTTGGTGAAAATCTCGGCTTAGTTGCCCAACAAAAACTGGCTACTTATCCGCAAGTAGAAGTTTGTATTGGAGCTTTTGAGGATTGGTCAGTAGAAAAGAATGCTTTTAATTTAGTGATTGCGGCGACTGCTTTTCATTGGCTCGATCCCACAATTGCCTACGAAAAAACTGTCCAAGCGCTCAGTCCTGGAGGAGCGATCGCACTATTTTGGAATGAACACGTACACAGTGATGCTAGTAATGGCTTCTTTGAGGAAGTGCAGGAGTTATATCGCCGCTTAGTTCCTGAAATATTTAAGGATGACTTGCTTCTTCGTCCTGAGCATAAAGTACCTACTAAAACGTGCGAAATTGAGCAAACGGGCCTCTTTGGTGAAGTGACATATCGTTCTTATCGATGGGATGCAGAATATGATACTGCAACATATCTCAACCTATTAAATACCTACTCTGGGCATCTAAGTTTGGATAGCATTAAAAGGGCGCATTTTTTCGATGCGATCGCTGAGTTAATTAATACTAAATTCAATGGTCACATTACCAAAGGTTACTTAACTACTTTGTATGTAGCCCAGCGATTGTAG
- a CDS encoding tetratricopeptide repeat protein, with protein sequence MLNEELLDDEGENQDAYDDLIVSIEAQKRGLNLLIAVCDDASFRDEIIAHYEAELQSTFGLYRVTLARQEPSLKAALNQLVQQEEYLRQQNPAVITVTGAEQLYFLRLGKEQSEQEKFFGYLQWTREGLREFPFAIVLWVTNQILVNLIKKAPDFWSWRNGVFRFESKKTNAIPGKELENIRFVFRDTELASTDTNESNHFFLPIQDLQRLIEKVEQEQGTKDPTLATLYSRLGDIYRSRLEQGESQNYQEEQELAIKYWRQASELQNELGLQIDLATNLNNLAGIYRAIGNYSEAEPLYKQALELRKRLLGENHPAFATSLNNLAGLYKSTGQYNKAELLYQQALGLRKRLLGEKHADVVASLNNLALLYDEQGRYDEAEPLYLQSLELEKRLLGENHPSFALILNNLALLYYHQGRYSEAEPLSQQAIELDKRFLGEENPDVATDLHNLGLIYRAQGRYELAEAVFLQSLELKQRLLQKAHPLLADTIYALGYMYREQGRYNEAESLCIKALELDKHLLGENHPNVAESLNNLAEIYRATERYSEAKPLYLQALDICERIWGVNHLRSVAVRQNLEKLAAVMESNGECDRMI encoded by the coding sequence ATGTTAAATGAGGAATTATTAGATGATGAGGGAGAAAATCAAGATGCGTATGATGATTTAATTGTTTCTATTGAAGCTCAAAAGCGGGGTTTAAATTTACTGATTGCGGTTTGTGATGATGCTAGCTTTCGTGATGAGATTATTGCCCACTATGAAGCTGAACTACAATCCACCTTCGGTCTATATCGAGTGACTTTAGCACGTCAGGAACCGAGCCTAAAAGCTGCTCTTAACCAACTGGTACAACAAGAAGAATATCTCCGTCAGCAGAACCCGGCGGTAATCACGGTGACGGGTGCTGAACAACTTTATTTTCTCAGGTTGGGAAAAGAGCAATCAGAACAGGAGAAATTTTTTGGTTACTTACAGTGGACAAGGGAAGGATTACGCGAATTTCCCTTTGCGATCGTGCTTTGGGTAACTAATCAAATTTTAGTTAACTTGATTAAAAAAGCTCCTGATTTTTGGAGTTGGCGTAATGGTGTATTTCGGTTTGAATCTAAAAAGACAAATGCTATTCCTGGTAAAGAATTAGAAAATATCCGCTTTGTTTTTAGAGACACAGAATTAGCCAGTACAGATACTAATGAAAGCAATCACTTTTTCTTACCTATCCAAGATTTACAAAGGCTAATTGAGAAAGTAGAACAAGAGCAAGGAACTAAAGATCCTACCTTGGCTACTTTATATTCAAGATTGGGTGATATTTACCGCAGCAGATTAGAGCAGGGTGAATCTCAAAATTATCAAGAAGAACAAGAATTAGCAATTAAATATTGGCGTCAAGCGAGTGAGTTACAAAATGAATTAGGTTTGCAGATAGACTTAGCTACTAACCTCAACAATTTAGCAGGAATATATCGTGCAATCGGAAACTACAGCGAAGCCGAACCCTTATATAAACAAGCTTTAGAATTGAGAAAACGCCTGCTAGGAGAAAACCATCCTGCTTTTGCAACTAGCCTAAATAATTTGGCAGGACTCTACAAATCTACTGGACAATATAATAAAGCGGAACTTTTATATCAACAAGCTTTAGGACTTAGAAAACGCCTGTTAGGAGAAAAGCATGCTGATGTTGTCGCTAGTCTGAACAATTTGGCATTACTATATGATGAACAAGGACGTTATGACGAAGCAGAACCTCTATATCTGCAATCATTAGAACTCGAAAAACGTTTGCTGGGTGAAAATCATCCTTCTTTCGCTCTCATACTGAATAATTTAGCGCTACTTTATTATCATCAAGGACGTTACAGTGAAGCTGAACCGTTATCACAACAAGCAATAGAACTAGATAAGCGATTTTTGGGAGAAGAGAATCCTGATGTTGCAACAGATTTACACAATTTAGGTTTAATATACCGCGCTCAAGGACGCTACGAGCTAGCTGAAGCAGTGTTTTTGCAATCATTAGAACTCAAGCAGCGTTTATTACAAAAAGCGCATCCGCTTCTAGCAGATACTATCTATGCTTTGGGTTATATGTATAGAGAACAGGGACGTTACAATGAGGCAGAATCTTTATGTATAAAAGCCTTAGAGCTTGATAAGCACCTATTGGGAGAAAATCATCCCAATGTTGCCGAAAGTCTCAACAATTTAGCAGAAATCTATCGCGCCACAGAACGTTACAGTGAAGCTAAACCCCTTTATTTACAAGCTTTAGATATTTGTGAGCGAATCTGGGGTGTAAATCATCTTCGTAGTGTTGCTGTTCGTCAAAATTTAGAAAAACTTGCCGCAGTAATGGAGAGTAATGGAGAGTGCGATCGCATGATATAG
- a CDS encoding ATP-binding protein: MSQDLLNSFQEAYSNLELFPLMERNEMERFRVEYGDDLIADLNQLVEDSPNGDGKIVFTGHRGCGKSTLLAEFSRQIQDKYFVVLFSIADKIEMSAVNHINILFAIAVNLMTEAEARKVDIPQSTKEALYKWFATRTRTEELNLQAEASIGFDLLKLISSKLKADASVRDEIKQEFERKLSDLVARINEIAALIQAATKQNVLVIIDDLDKLDLGRVNEIYRDNIKALCQPNFQIIYTIPIAVLRETFISTIITTETNDQVVAMPVLKIFDKGKNRFPNAQPRPEATKILGEVLQKRIPSELIAAETAEKIVIYSGGVLRELIRISKECCRICLRTIRRNPSAKVIIDDKILLQAINKIRNDFSIRLGKIDIDILQSVYEQFMPNDPKQAEFLDLLHGLYVLEYRTDETWYDVHPIIIESLRRQGAINVK, translated from the coding sequence ATGTCTCAAGACTTATTAAACTCATTTCAAGAAGCATACAGCAATCTCGAACTATTTCCGTTGATGGAACGGAACGAGATGGAAAGATTTAGAGTCGAATATGGTGATGATTTAATTGCAGACTTAAACCAATTAGTGGAAGATAGTCCTAATGGAGATGGCAAAATTGTCTTTACAGGACATCGGGGATGTGGTAAATCTACTTTGTTAGCTGAGTTTAGCAGACAAATTCAAGATAAATATTTTGTAGTTCTGTTTTCTATTGCTGACAAAATTGAAATGTCGGCTGTTAATCATATTAATATATTGTTTGCGATCGCAGTTAATTTAATGACAGAGGCAGAAGCCCGTAAAGTTGATATTCCGCAATCTACTAAAGAAGCTCTTTATAAATGGTTTGCTACCCGTACTCGTACTGAAGAATTAAATTTACAAGCAGAAGCTAGTATAGGTTTTGACCTCTTAAAATTGATTAGCTCTAAATTAAAAGCTGATGCAAGTGTCCGGGATGAAATTAAGCAAGAGTTTGAACGCAAGTTATCAGATTTAGTTGCCAGAATTAATGAAATTGCGGCTCTAATTCAAGCTGCAACTAAACAAAATGTTTTAGTAATTATTGATGATTTAGATAAACTGGACTTAGGCAGAGTTAACGAAATTTATCGGGATAACATTAAAGCTCTTTGTCAACCGAACTTTCAAATTATTTACACCATACCGATCGCAGTCCTTCGGGAAACATTTATTAGCACAATAATTACTACTGAAACCAACGATCAAGTAGTAGCAATGCCTGTATTAAAAATATTTGATAAAGGTAAAAATCGCTTCCCTAATGCCCAACCTCGCCCGGAAGCAACAAAGATTCTCGGTGAAGTTTTACAAAAGCGCATTCCCAGTGAATTAATCGCAGCAGAAACGGCTGAAAAAATTGTGATTTACAGTGGTGGCGTCTTGCGAGAGTTAATTCGTATTTCTAAGGAATGTTGCCGCATTTGTTTGCGGACTATTCGGCGAAATCCCTCAGCAAAAGTTATTATTGATGATAAAATTCTCCTGCAAGCAATCAATAAAATTCGCAATGATTTTTCTATCCGTTTAGGAAAGATTGATATAGATATTTTGCAGAGTGTTTATGAACAATTTATGCCCAATGACCCGAAACAAGCAGAGTTTTTGGATTTGCTACATGGGCTATATGTTCTAGAATATCGCACTGATGAAACTTGGTATGATGTTCATCCAATTATTATCGAAAGCTTGAGAAGACAGGGAGCTATTAATGTTAAATGA
- a CDS encoding nitrate transporter: MFLDILASLQRLFVGYIPAVVLGSFVGYFIGMNSVIYQMFRLIFQIPHSIPPIALLPIALIAFQESDTAAIIVVFLGTLWTMIINTAIGMRHFQRQNNNFRVAIFHIFHALKVSIWVAWFIVIATEMLTGPKGLGFTLWEAYKAGNTDYIIQVIIYIGIIGFLLDQLLDFAAYILSQMVSDGKKSS, encoded by the coding sequence ATGTTTTTAGACATTTTAGCTAGCCTACAACGGTTATTTGTTGGTTACATTCCAGCCGTTGTATTGGGTAGTTTTGTTGGATATTTCATCGGGATGAATAGCGTGATTTATCAGATGTTTAGACTGATATTTCAGATACCACATAGTATTCCTCCTATAGCTTTGCTACCTATTGCCCTAATAGCATTTCAAGAGAGCGACACGGCTGCTATTATAGTAGTTTTTCTAGGAACTCTCTGGACGATGATCATTAATACAGCAATAGGTATGCGACATTTTCAGAGACAGAATAATAACTTTCGAGTAGCTATTTTTCATATATTTCATGCTTTGAAAGTTAGCATTTGGGTAGCCTGGTTTATAGTTATTGCCACAGAAATGTTAACAGGCCCCAAAGGACTTGGCTTTACTCTTTGGGAAGCTTATAAAGCTGGCAATACTGATTATATAATCCAGGTGATCATCTACATCGGGATTATTGGCTTTTTGCTGGATCAGTTACTAGATTTCGCAGCTTATATTCTCTCGCAAATGGTTTCAGACGGGAAAAAATCTTCTTAA
- a CDS encoding collagen-like protein, with translation MQNDFRSKLPLLLTFCLFTSLLPASGSVLCPAVASDEYYKLARNHSRDGRTGTDGRSGRDGSSGENQNIFVNGSPVNLDLSGKDGEDGEDGEHGEQPDCGSQRDRVSHDISAPNGGNGGNGGKGGNGGNGGSLTVYYSNLADLRNISIRATGGKGGRGGRGGNGTEGCNCHRRSWKVETCQGTPGSPDYKCTEKVYRCGDGSDGRDGSDGSDGSQGRLGTLSIVNSKQALAADNPTVQLAISELVNKQFNLSKNKWNQRIGAASLLAPGAAIADDYREFEQRLEEAFQIVWQERQPITSFGNQAVTLNLTDNKQVEITFSEELWVDGSSKSEANLTTFTLNHAIAKKDVTRLAVAEFADAGQNLNLKIVDLAAKSDAINTQFRVKFRAQDTLHGFSGYKTEYEGDIPNELVTRDYNSFTLALGKLKIPDDALRPGVNVDIEVIATRSLGIRSAKQTISWQGTIRKPR, from the coding sequence ATGCAAAATGATTTTAGGAGTAAGCTACCACTACTGCTGACATTCTGCTTATTTACTAGCTTGTTGCCCGCCTCTGGTTCAGTTTTATGTCCAGCCGTTGCCTCTGACGAATACTATAAATTAGCCAGAAATCATAGCAGAGACGGACGTACAGGAACCGATGGGCGATCAGGTAGAGATGGTAGCAGCGGTGAAAACCAAAACATTTTTGTCAATGGTTCACCTGTAAATCTTGACTTGTCGGGTAAAGATGGTGAAGACGGGGAAGACGGGGAACATGGCGAGCAACCTGACTGTGGTTCCCAACGCGATCGCGTCAGCCACGATATAAGCGCACCAAATGGTGGTAATGGCGGTAACGGTGGCAAAGGAGGAAATGGGGGAAATGGCGGTTCCCTGACAGTGTATTACAGCAATTTGGCAGATTTACGAAATATTTCCATTCGGGCAACTGGTGGAAAAGGTGGGCGTGGCGGTAGAGGTGGCAATGGCACGGAGGGTTGTAACTGTCACAGACGCAGTTGGAAAGTGGAAACCTGCCAGGGAACCCCTGGTAGTCCTGATTATAAGTGTACTGAGAAGGTTTATCGATGTGGTGACGGTAGCGATGGACGAGATGGCAGTGATGGTAGCGATGGTAGCCAAGGACGCTTAGGAACTTTGAGTATTGTCAATAGCAAGCAAGCTTTGGCAGCTGATAATCCAACTGTGCAGCTAGCAATTTCGGAACTGGTAAACAAACAATTCAACCTCTCAAAGAACAAGTGGAATCAACGCATAGGGGCAGCTTCTCTACTTGCGCCTGGTGCTGCGATCGCTGATGATTATCGAGAGTTTGAACAACGTCTAGAAGAGGCTTTTCAAATAGTTTGGCAAGAAAGACAGCCCATCACCAGCTTTGGTAATCAAGCTGTAACACTAAATTTAACTGATAACAAACAAGTAGAAATTACTTTTTCTGAGGAATTATGGGTTGATGGTAGTAGCAAGAGTGAGGCTAACTTAACAACATTTACCCTTAACCATGCCATTGCCAAAAAAGATGTCACCCGATTAGCCGTGGCAGAATTTGCCGATGCTGGACAAAACCTGAACTTAAAAATAGTCGATTTAGCAGCCAAGTCTGATGCCATTAATACTCAGTTTCGCGTGAAATTCCGCGCCCAGGATACTTTACACGGTTTTTCTGGTTACAAAACTGAATACGAGGGGGATATTCCCAACGAACTTGTAACTCGTGACTACAATAGTTTTACTTTAGCTTTGGGCAAGCTAAAAATTCCTGACGACGCTTTACGCCCTGGTGTCAATGTTGATATTGAAGTTATAGCAACTCGTTCATTGGGAATACGTTCTGCCAAGCAAACTATTAGCTGGCAAGGTACAATCCGCAAGCCTCGATAA